The Oscarella lobularis chromosome 8, ooOscLobu1.1, whole genome shotgun sequence nucleotide sequence TTGAGTCCAATTTTCTCCGCTTCCGAATTTGGAACAATCTGAAAACGACAGACTTACGTACGTAAGGCTTGTCATCATTATCTTCGCTCACCTTCGATATGTAGATGTCTgatcgtcgttcgcttcCGCCTCGAACGTGAAAACCGAGCTGAAATAAAGGATAAACGTCGCAACATCAATACAACAAGTTATTTTCTCGCCTGATCCGATGGACCGGGCCTTTTCAAGTGGATATCGCGAGGTAAGAATGCTTCCAAATCGTTTCCGTAATCAGGATCGCCTTCTCTCTGCAGCCACACAAGTTTTTCGGCTCtgttttcgaattttcggGCTTTGACCAACCTCCTCCGCTGGTATCCACGCCGGTGGCGGCTCATACGGAGGTAGATACACCGTTATCATGTCCTGATCGTCGAATGGTTCCAAAGCCATTTTTCCCGCGTAGCGTGCGCACTCTTAAccggaagcgacgaaaaaatcgcaaTTTCATCGTTCAAATCATCGCGtaatattttttcaattttacaAACCGCTTTCATTGCTGAAAagattgaaaaagaacgacgggCTACGCACCTGTCATCGTACGGGCCACGCACCTGTCATCGTGGAACGTGATTGGCTGGCCGAGCTCAACGCCCGTATAACCGTTCCACCCCCAGCGAGAGACCTGGAAATTTCCAGAagctctctctttctctctctctctcatcGCCATGGTTGACTACAGCAAATGGGACCACATCGAAGTgagcgacgatgaagacgacacGCACCCGAACGTCGATACGCCGAGCCTTTTTCGCTGGCGTCATCAGGCGAGAGTCGAACGAATGACCGAACAGCAAAACGAACGCGAATCATTCGAAGAAGGCGtatcgaaaacgaaaggacGTCTCGCCGAATTGAAGAGAATGATGGAAAAGACGGAGGGTAAGGAGAGAGGAAACgggaaaaatgaaaaaatatatattattttattttatagaGGAAGGTGGTGAAAATGTCCAAGAACGATTGGACAAGCTGAAACTGGAGATAGGCGAGCTGGAAAAACAGGAAAAACacttcaaagaaaaagaagcggaacttaagaaaaaagaacgtctAACCCCATGGAACGTCGACACATTGAGCAGCGCCGGATTCGAAAAAACAATCATCAATCCAACCGacgatgaaaaaaaatcgaaaaaatcaGACGACGACATAGGAAAAGATTTCTGGGATGAAcacgaaaaggaaatcaaACATTATGGAATGCTACGCGATTATGATAGCAGTTCGGAATTTCTACGCAAGAATCCTCATCTCGTTTGCGAAGCGGCGGCAAATTATTTAACGATATGGTGCATTACGTTGGAATGTCAGGAGAAACATGATCTGATGAGTCACGTGGCTAGGCAGACGATTGTCATGCAATATATTCTCGAATTGGCGCGTCAAATACGCAAGGATCCACGCGAcacttttctcacttttTTCAAGCGAATTAAAGTCGCTGATGAGCAATACGTTGAAGCTATGGATGACGAGCATCGAGCGTTGATTGGTCGAGTGAAGGAACGCGCGAAAATTCGCATGAAAGCAATTGAGGATGAaattgaggaagaggagaggaAGAAACGTCTTGGGCCTGGGGGATTGGATCCTGTCGAGGTTTTTGATTCGTTGCCTCAATCGATGAAGGATTGTTTCGAGAAGAAGGATATACCAATGTTGCAAAAAGTTCTCAAGGAAATGGATCCCACTGAGGCAAGATTTCATATGAAGAGATGTATTGATTCGGGAATGTGGGTTCCCGACGGAAAGACCGAATTAGCTGGCACTCAAGAGGACAAGAAGTAAAAAAAACCGACATTTTTTGCTGTGGAATCGATGTGTTTTAGACTTGTACTAACGCACGCGGCGTCGCACGTCACACTTACTAACGCGCACGCGGTCCCACGTGATTGGAACTGGTTACGTCACACGTCATTGTGTTCGCACCCTCGCGAAAAAAGTCTACGTGCtatgtcgtcgtctccgaaGAAAGGTCGCGAAggcggcgaaggcggcgaatgGAAGGATATTCAGCAGAAAACGTTTACGCGCTGGTGCAATCAGAATCTCAAGTCGCGCGACATGAACGTCGACAGTTTGGCGACCGATTTCCACGACGGCATCAAGCTCATCAATTTACTCGAAGTTCTCTCCAAGAAAAGCTTCGGTCGCTACAACAAGAAAGCTAAAATCGTGCAGCAAAAGCACGAAAACTGCACGGCCTGCATCAAATTTATTCAATCGGAAGGCATGAAACTCGTCAATATCGGTGAGATTTTTAGCGATACGCAAGTGGGGCCTCCCAAGAGGGAACTGCAGCGCATGCTCAGATAATCGTCATCACGTGATGATTATTTGTTACAGGCGCTTCCGACATCGTCGAAGGAAATATCAAACTCATTCTCGGAATTATTTGGACGTTGATTCTTCATTATCAAATCAGTGGACTTCCCAGATTTGGGTCCGATGACGACTCAAGTGGCAATGCCTCTGCCGACAAATCAGCCAGTCCAAAACAACTTCTCCTTCGTTGGATTCAATCTCAATTACCCGAACGAGATATCAAGAATTTCACAACAGATTGGAATAGTGGCATCAATGTAGCTGCTCTTGTAGAGGCTCTTGCACCGGGTCTATGTCCAGAATGGAGACAAATGGACTCATCAACGCCACTTGAAAATGCGGATATGGCAATGACGAGAGCTGAAGAATGGCTTGGTGTTCCTCaggtgggcgtggtcattgaaatttaaataattaattaattatctttGTGTATTTTAGGTGCTTCATGCACAGGATTTGATTAATCCTAAAATTGACGAATTGAGCGTCATGACGTATCTATCCTATTTCCCTGAAGCAAAACCGAAGGAGGGCATGCCCACTTTCGGTACACCAAAGCCACAGAAGAAGACagctgcaaagaagaagaggaaagaaaagagaaagaaaagaaagaaggaaaaggattcAAAAGACGGCGGAAGTCACTCAGACTCTTCTGCTAAaagtagcagcagcagcagcagtagcagtaGTTCAAgtagcgaagacgaagaaacagACGCCGTTCAAACAAcagatttcaaaaaatttctcgaTGAAAGAGCATCCGTCAACGTAACAAAGGAATACGCAGaggtaataataaataataaataattaaaataatacCTCTCCTCTATAATATATGCATTCTAATAGGGTGGAAAAGAAATGGTTCACGTTGTTCTCGGAAGTCAAGCTTGCGATTTAGACTCCATGGTTTCCGCAATGGCTCACTCCTATTTCAATGAAcaagtaataataataattaatatatatttattttgaattcttAATGTCAGGTGAACAAATCATTCGAACAACCCtcatctcttcttcttcccatCTTCAATCTTCCGCGTAGCAACATTGAACTTCGCGCAGAAGCCGTCGAACTATTCAAAGAATGTCACGTGAATGCCAACAGCGTCACGTGCATCGACGATATCAATCTCGCTCATCTCCAAGACGAAGGCCGACTTAAACTCACGCTCGTCGATCACAACGTACTTCCGCCTCAACAACGTCGTTTTATCCCGGATGTAGTTGAAATCCTGGATCACCACGACGATCAAACGGAAGACATCTTCGATCCCAATCTTCCGATTTGGATCGAACCGGAAGTGGGTACGTGCGCGACGCTCATCGCCGAATGTTTTCTCGATCAAATGCCAGATGCACTGGAAAAGAACCCGGATCTTGCTCGACTTCTCCTCGGCGTCATTCTCTTCAAAACCGTTAATTTGAACCCGGATGCTGGTCGCGCGAcggaacgcgacggcgaagcggTTGAAAAACTCGTCGCTATAACGGGCGTCGATCAAAACGCTCTCTTTGGTCGACTTCAATCGTCGCTCTTCGACTCCACTGCTACTTTATCCGCTTATGATCTTCTCCAAAGAGACTATCGCGATGCAGCTGAAGAATCGAGTGACGGCATGCGCATTGGCGCTTCTTCTATGCCCGTTTCCTTAGCAACGTTCGTTGCCAAGTCAGATGCTAGTGACGCTTTGGAGAAATTCGTTGGGGAACGTGACGTAGGCGTTCTACTTCTTGTTTGCATTTCATTGGGTGAGGGGGGCCAACCACAGAGGCAATTAGGCGTTTATTGTCGCAATGATGGATTGAGACAAGCGCTCGATTCTTATTTGACGGCGCAAGAGGCTTTGTCGTTGACAAAAGTGTCTTTggaattcgattcgtcgtgtCTTGGATATGATCAAGGTGACGTGCGCATGTCGAGGCGGGTTGTCATGCCGATGATCGTGACGGGGTTGAGTGAAATCGCGGAAAAGGGTCCCGAAATGGGAAGTTGGGTTGTCGTGACGCCAAAGGAAGACACTCGAACGGATTTTAAGAAGTTTTTGGACGATCGAGCAGCCGTCGAATCAGCAAGACAAGCCTTAGAGGTGCAGTGtacaataataaataaaataaataatgaaataaaatgacgtcatctctaGGGTCCAAGTGAACGAATTCAAGTTGTTCTTGGCAGTCAGACTGGCGATTTAGATTCCGTTGTTTCAGCTCTAGCGCTAGCCTACTTTGACGAACAGGTACATTatttatataaataaatgaataaataaataaatcatttcttttctatatagaaatCTCAGTCACGTGGCTATACTAATCTGACTCCATTCCCCGTGATCAATGCACCGCGATCGAATCTCGAACTTCTCGGCGATGCAACGCAACTATTTTCGGATTGCAACGTGGATACCGTCTCCATTCCCtgcattgatgacgtcaatttgaacGTGCCTCATTCCAAAGGCACCCTTCGTCTCACTCTCGTCACACACAACGCGCTCGATATCAATCAAAATGACTACATCCCGGATGTCGTCGGAATCATCGACAATCACATGGACGAAACTCACGACGTCTATGGAAGTGTGAAGAAACATATCGAAGAAGCCGGATCGtgcgcgacgctcgtcgccgagcgatTTCTCGAAGAAATGCCACGTGCGCTCGAAAAGAACCCGGATCTCGCGAGTCTTCTCTTGGGCGTAATCCTTCTCGAAACGGTCAATCTCAATCCGGATGCcggtcgaacgacgacgaaagatcGCGACGTTGCGGCGCGACTCGGCGAATACGCGGACATCGATGCAAAATCGCTTTTTCCTCAACTCCAATCGGCGCGCTTCAATCCCGCTTCGGGATTGAGCGCATTCGATTTGCTACGACGCGATTATCGCCAAGGCGTGtcaggcgacgtcgacgttcgcgcTGGAGCGTCATCAATCCCCGAAAGTCTCGTCggatttcttcgtcgcccCGACGCCGGCGAAGCGCTCGAAAAATTCGCCGCTAAACGCCGTTTGGACGCACTTCTACTCGTCTGcatttttttcgacgacgaactcaACGTTCCTCGACGACAACTCGGTATCTATTGTCGCGGCGATCCCGATCTTCGACGCGATCTCGCACAACGATTTGAAACGCAAGAAACGCTCGctttaacgcgcgctacatCGACCGAATCAAACACCGACGTTTTCAAACAAGGAAACGTTCGCGCTTCGCGGAGAGTCACCTTACCCATGATCATGACGTTTCTCAAGGAACGAGCGGCGAGAACAGATTTCAAATTATTTGTTGATCAGAGAGCGTGCGTTGCCGTTGCCAAGGAGGCAGCGTTGCATAGCGACACCAATGAATTGGCTCTCGTTCTTGGCAGTCAAACGGGTGACGTGGATTCCATGGTATCTGCACTTGCGCAAGCCTATTTTGACGAACAGTCTGTTTCCAAGACAACGCGATATCCCGTATTCAACGCACCGCGTGAAACAATTTGTCTTCACGAAGATGCAGCGCGTCTTTTTGCCGATTGCAATTTGGACACGTCATCAGTCACGtgcatcgatgacgtcgatttgaaacCGTCACATGATCATTCCAAACTTGGTCTCACTCTCGTCACTCATAACGCTCTGAGCCCGGATCAACGTCATTACGccactgacgtcatttccatCATTGATAATCATCGAGACGAAACGCAAGATGCTTATGAGGACACCGTAGAGAAACATATTGAAGAAGCAGGAGCATGCGCGACGCTTGTTGCCGCGCGATTTCTCGACGAAATGCCACACGCATTGGAAAAAAATCCCGATTtagttcgtcttctcttggGCGTCATTCTCCTGGAGACTGTCAATCTGAACCCGGAAGCGGGCAGGACGACGGCAAAAGATCGCGACATAGCGGCACGTCTCGGCGAatacgtcgttttcaatGCCGAATCCGTTTTCCCGCAACTCCAATCGGCGCGCTTTAGCCCCTCCGAGCACCTCAACGCTTATAATCTTCTCCGACGCGACTATCGCGACGGTGCCGTCGAAGCGCCAGGCGGCGTTCGAGCGGGCGCATCATCAATAACGGAGAGTTTGTCGGCGTTTTTGACGCGTCCCGATGCCTCT carries:
- the LOC136190050 gene encoding PDZ domain-containing protein 11-like, with the protein product MALEPFDDQDMITVYLPPYEPPPAWIPAEEREGDPDYGNDLEAFLPRDIHLKRPGPSDQLGFHVRGGSERRSDIYISKIVPNSEAEKIGLKVGDQILHVNGASFGDIDHAQAVKILKSTSDIMMTVRYYPYGYRKTFTVNRCLTRRVSEPAMTK
- the LOC136190047 gene encoding hsp90 co-chaperone Cdc37-like, giving the protein MVDYSKWDHIEVSDDEDDTHPNVDTPSLFRWRHQARVERMTEQQNERESFEEGVSKTKGRLAELKRMMEKTEEEGGENVQERLDKLKLEIGELEKQEKHFKEKEAELKKKERLTPWNVDTLSSAGFEKTIINPTDDEKKSKKSDDDIGKDFWDEHEKEIKHYGMLRDYDSSSEFLRKNPHLVCEAAANYLTIWCITLECQEKHDLMSHVARQTIVMQYILELARQIRKDPRDTFLTFFKRIKVADEQYVEAMDDEHRALIGRVKERAKIRMKAIEDEIEEEERKKRLGPGGLDPVEVFDSLPQSMKDCFEKKDIPMLQKVLKEMDPTEARFHMKRCIDSGMWVPDGKTELAGTQEDKK
- the LOC136190043 gene encoding uncharacterized protein, with translation MSSSPKKGREGGEGGEWKDIQQKTFTRWCNQNLKSRDMNVDSLATDFHDGIKLINLLEVLSKKSFGRYNKKAKIVQQKHENCTACIKFIQSEGMKLVNIGASDIVEGNIKLILGIIWTLILHYQISGLPRFGSDDDSSGNASADKSASPKQLLLRWIQSQLPERDIKNFTTDWNSGINVAALVEALAPGLCPEWRQMDSSTPLENADMAMTRAEEWLGVPQVLHAQDLINPKIDELSVMTYLSYFPEAKPKEGMPTFGTPKPQKKTAAKKKRKEKRKKRKKEKDSKDGGSHSDSSAKSSSSSSSSSSSSSEDEETDAVQTTDFKKFLDERASVNVTKEYAEGGKEMVHVVLGSQACDLDSMVSAMAHSYFNEQVNKSFEQPSSLLLPIFNLPRSNIELRAEAVELFKECHVNANSVTCIDDINLAHLQDEGRLKLTLVDHNVLPPQQRRFIPDVVEILDHHDDQTEDIFDPNLPIWIEPEVGTCATLIAECFLDQMPDALEKNPDLARLLLGVILFKTVNLNPDAGRATERDGEAVEKLVAITGVDQNALFGRLQSSLFDSTATLSAYDLLQRDYRDAAEESSDGMRIGASSMPVSLATFVAKSDASDALEKFVGERDVGVLLLVCISLGEGGQPQRQLGVYCRNDGLRQALDSYLTAQEALSLTKVSLEFDSSCLGYDQGDVRMSRRVVMPMIVTGLSEIAEKGPEMGSWVVVTPKEDTRTDFKKFLDDRAAVESARQALEGPSERIQVVLGSQTGDLDSVVSALALAYFDEQKSQSRGYTNLTPFPVINAPRSNLELLGDATQLFSDCNVDTVSIPCIDDVNLNVPHSKGTLRLTLVTHNALDINQNDYIPDVVGIIDNHMDETHDVYGSVKKHIEEAGSCATLVAERFLEEMPRALEKNPDLASLLLGVILLETVNLNPDAGRTTTKDRDVAARLGEYADIDAKSLFPQLQSARFNPASGLSAFDLLRRDYRQGVSGDVDVRAGASSIPESLVGFLRRPDAGEALEKFAAKRRLDALLLVCIFFDDELNVPRRQLGIYCRGDPDLRRDLAQRFETQETLALTRATSTESNTDVFKQGNVRASRRVTLPMIMTFLKERAARTDFKLFVDQRACVAVAKEAALHSDTNELALVLGSQTGDVDSMVSALAQAYFDEQSVSKTTRYPVFNAPRETICLHEDAARLFADCNLDTSSVTCIDDVDLKPSHDHSKLGLTLVTHNALSPDQRHYATDVISIIDNHRDETQDAYEDTVEKHIEEAGACATLVAARFLDEMPHALEKNPDLVRLLLGVILLETVNLNPEAGRTTAKDRDIAARLGEYVVFNAESVFPQLQSARFSPSEHLNAYNLLRRDYRDGAVEAPGGVRAGASSITESLSAFLTRPDASDALERFASERDTSVLLLVCIFFDDESRMPRRQLGVYCRDDRLRERTVAYLAEQDLLALSPLTTSLTPIAAFAQGNVKASRKVVLPLLVAGINEFAGAAKTDFKVFIEERASVSVARERASDPSKDFGVVLGSQACDVDSTVSAVAYAYFLEQTTTKPSYPPFPIFNSQRTDVSLRPDVIKVFTDSNIDLESIPCIDDVDLNSRRRNGGLELSLVAHNVPSPSQTDFIFSPTVIHILDHHDDETADLFPTEVKEMAKTGSTATLIAQKFLKESPNSLPKNPDLAKLLLSAILLETSNLTPDAKRATETDRQIVEKLTQLIDRPNYADLESARFFPPDINSAYDLLRRDYKDSASPKLSDTRGGAASIPESVDVFLARPHANEALQRITTEKNVSVLMLNCVWKENEGSVDIKRQLGIYSRDNGDRKKVFDYFVAQTSARLTPVEITAGAGNDDVLVAEQDPTVSRIALLPMLVEALDQPTPPAAEMQSWVMVQETVPSLPETLPGAAEEEEFVDFESFLEERASVRVAKHATNEGAQTVHVVMGNQACDLDSMVSAMAHAYFTFNLTGKPDSSKVAILPYFNIPRADFPLRVEAAKLFSDCNVHARSKIFLDDVTLKKLHNERRLQLTLVDHNVLHAEQSFLASDVIEIIDHHLDMTEGVYGPETACKIELLGSTTTLVAENFLDHIPDVLARNPNLVRLLLSTILLDTANLNPEAGRITAKDGEIAGKLGQLLDNVDPDDLFKQMHMAKFHPTTLSAYDVLRKDYKFAAKSPETGVRGGTASVTESVDEFLRRSDADAALKRFAEDKGDDVLLLVCLTFENDDPKKPRRYLAVYSPDEALRAKTGKYMTEKGDDLKLSPLKLDDIELPHVATYDQANTKGSRKIIMPTFVEFLKGLNKQEATPPTPTPPPPEKDEIKSIPEYPAEEELEEERAYKTVTISGKDLQIDMKLIEPYRGVIQHGGYHGPNRMAIIVFAACRLPDKSQRNYEKIMDNLFYYCVSVLETLAADDYMVVYLHGGTPDRNVPKFRWMRRCYPLLDRRIRKSMKKIVMVHCGFWIKTLIRLMRPFISRKFYAKLHFAKTLEHLEAFVDTDQIRFPEPVLEEDAKRGGRPITQAKVKNTDDGAEKVDVL